In one window of Tripterygium wilfordii isolate XIE 37 chromosome 1, ASM1340144v1, whole genome shotgun sequence DNA:
- the LOC120000884 gene encoding protein RALF-like 24, whose protein sequence is MSKPGIHLIIKLHILLLLVQIHFSVFAGGSNFEDSAIDALLERGCTQKIGECDEEAEMESEISRRVLLMQKRYISYETLRRDMVPCAKPGASYYACHAGQANSYSRGCEVITRCARG, encoded by the coding sequence ATGTCCAAACCCGGAATCCATCTCATAATCAAACTCCACATACTACTCCTTTTAGTCCAAATCCATTTTTCAGTTTTCGCTGGGGGTTCAAATTTTGAAGACAGTGCAATTGATGCCTTATTGGAAAGGGGTTGTACCCAGAAGATTGGAGAATGCGATGAAGAGGCCGAGATGGAATCAGAGATCAGCAGGAGAGTCTTGTTGATGCAGAAGAGGTATATAAGCTACGAGACACTCAGGAGGGACATGGTTCCTTGTGCAAAACCAGGAGCTTCATACTACGCTTGTCATGCTGGACAGGCAAATTCCTACAGCAGGGGCTGTGAGGTCATCACAAGGTGTGCTAGAGGCTGA